In a single window of the Bacteroidota bacterium genome:
- the glmM gene encoding phosphoglucosamine mutase — MQNKGTLIVSISGIRGIFGDGLDPAGIVQYATAFGTWCARRAASRNVKPLVIVGRDARVTGKICANLVIASLQSTGCDVVDLDLATTPTVASAVLDLEALGGVILSASHNPVQWNALKMLGDFGEFLRASEAEEVIQLAQRGEAETVSYEGIGSLTTRDYLQEHIQSILDLPYIKPEKIAGRDFKVTVDAINSVGGIAIPALLEQLGVRKENITVLNGEPNGLFAHNPEPLPQNLTGIVEAVAREGADLGIVVDPDADRLALVADGGVYVSEELTQVMAADFLFRHNPGPFVTNLSSSRAIEDVAAGFNVPVYRAPVGEINIVDKMKEVDAVLGGEGSGGVILAELHHGRDALIGAAMILQHLTDEDISMSELLARMPVYAMSKGKIPLGELDADHVLAVLAERFKDEKHSTIDGLKIDFPDGWVHLRKSNTEPILRIYTEAPTAAEADQLANRFREALESVGAEA; from the coding sequence ATGCAAAATAAAGGGACCCTCATTGTTTCCATTTCTGGTATTCGTGGCATCTTTGGTGACGGACTCGATCCTGCCGGGATTGTGCAGTATGCTACCGCATTTGGTACCTGGTGTGCAAGACGTGCTGCCAGTCGCAATGTGAAGCCGCTTGTCATTGTCGGCCGTGATGCGCGGGTAACAGGCAAAATTTGTGCTAATCTTGTTATCGCTTCCTTGCAAAGTACTGGCTGCGATGTTGTTGATCTCGACTTGGCCACCACGCCTACGGTAGCTTCGGCCGTACTCGATCTGGAAGCGTTGGGGGGGGTAATTTTATCGGCTTCTCATAATCCTGTGCAGTGGAATGCCCTGAAAATGCTTGGCGATTTTGGCGAATTTTTGCGTGCTTCTGAGGCAGAAGAGGTGATTCAACTCGCTCAGCGTGGGGAAGCCGAGACGGTTTCATACGAAGGAATAGGTAGCCTTACTACGCGCGATTACCTGCAGGAGCACATTCAGAGCATCCTGGATTTGCCCTACATCAAACCTGAGAAAATTGCCGGTCGTGATTTCAAAGTTACCGTAGATGCAATCAATTCTGTGGGAGGCATTGCAATTCCTGCCTTGCTAGAACAGTTGGGCGTTCGGAAGGAAAATATTACCGTCTTGAACGGCGAGCCCAATGGACTCTTTGCCCACAACCCTGAACCACTTCCCCAAAATTTAACAGGTATTGTGGAAGCTGTCGCGAGAGAAGGCGCAGACCTTGGCATTGTGGTCGACCCTGACGCAGATCGCCTTGCGTTGGTTGCTGACGGTGGCGTTTATGTTAGCGAAGAGCTGACCCAGGTGATGGCTGCGGACTTTCTGTTTCGCCATAACCCCGGACCATTTGTAACCAACCTTTCTTCCTCTCGTGCGATTGAAGATGTTGCTGCCGGCTTCAATGTGCCGGTGTACCGTGCCCCTGTCGGTGAAATTAATATCGTCGATAAAATGAAAGAGGTTGATGCTGTATTGGGCGGTGAGGGGAGTGGTGGCGTAATTCTGGCCGAGTTGCACCACGGTCGTGATGCGCTCATCGGTGCAGCGATGATTCTACAACACTTGACCGACGAGGATATCTCGATGTCCGAATTGCTTGCACGTATGCCCGTGTATGCAATGTCGAAAGGCAAAATTCCCCTGGGTGAACTGGATGCTGATCACGTGCTGGCTGTGCTTGCTGAGCGCTTTAAAGATGAAAAACACTCAACCATTGATGGGCTGAAAATTGATTTCCCCGACGGGTGGGTCCACTTGCGCAAATCGAACACAGAACCCATTCTCCGGATTTACACAGAAGCCCCAACAGCAGCCGAAGCAGACCAACTGGCGAACCGTTTCCGTGAAGCGCTTGAAAGTGTAGGTGCTGAAGCCTAG
- the cyoE gene encoding heme o synthase: MSTKHSVTPDPDDVHQQIFVTTLTEDVALNHVVPSPPQASLIQQDVTRSKLADFFTLTKPEITFLVTISAVAGYLLGSTSPIDGFQLVALMIGVALSSAGGAAFNHYIERHKDAEMKRTENRPLPAGRIKPVNALALACISSLAGLTLLLVFTNPLTSLLAALTIVLYIFLYTPLKQHTKYNTFVGTIPGALPALGGWTAATGSVAAGGWVIFAILVIWQLPHFLALAWMYRKDYGRAGFKMLPVVEPLGRSTANQMLVSAVFLLIASILPTFMGLTGVIYFAGVLLVSLWLLGTCVVFYRTMTNVAARRVLKASIVHIPVLVLLLIIDRFI, translated from the coding sequence ATGAGCACTAAGCATTCAGTTACGCCGGATCCTGATGACGTCCATCAGCAGATTTTTGTCACTACCCTCACAGAGGATGTAGCTTTGAACCATGTTGTACCTTCGCCCCCCCAGGCATCCCTAATCCAGCAAGATGTAACCCGTTCGAAGCTGGCAGATTTTTTTACGCTTACCAAGCCGGAAATTACGTTCCTCGTCACCATTTCTGCCGTAGCCGGCTATCTGCTGGGCAGCACCTCCCCTATTGATGGTTTCCAACTCGTCGCACTCATGATTGGTGTAGCGCTCTCTTCAGCCGGTGGCGCCGCATTTAATCACTACATCGAGCGGCATAAAGACGCCGAGATGAAGAGAACGGAAAACCGCCCTTTACCTGCCGGCAGGATCAAACCGGTTAACGCGCTTGCCCTTGCGTGCATAAGCTCTTTGGCAGGTCTTACGCTTTTGCTCGTCTTCACCAACCCGCTGACCAGCTTGCTGGCCGCGCTCACTATCGTTCTCTATATCTTCCTTTATACCCCCCTGAAACAGCATACCAAGTACAATACCTTTGTAGGCACCATTCCAGGCGCCTTGCCAGCCCTTGGTGGCTGGACCGCCGCAACGGGATCAGTTGCCGCCGGAGGCTGGGTGATTTTTGCAATCCTCGTGATCTGGCAGTTGCCCCATTTCCTCGCACTGGCCTGGATGTACAGAAAGGATTATGGCCGGGCCGGTTTTAAAATGCTCCCTGTTGTTGAACCCCTTGGGCGCTCCACGGCAAACCAGATGCTTGTATCCGCAGTATTTCTCCTGATTGCCAGCATCCTCCCTACTTTTATGGGATTGACCGGCGTTATTTATTTTGCAGGTGTATTGCTCGTAAGTTTGTGGCTGCTGGGCACGTGCGTTGTTTTCTATCGAACCATGACCAATGTTGCAGCACGCCGTGTGCTCAAGGCCTCTATCGTGCATATACCTGTGCTCGTTCTATTACTTATAATTGATCGGTTTATCTAA